The Streptococcus mitis region TGTTTCGCATGACCGTCGTTTCTTAAAAGAGGTCTGTACGACTATCTATCGCTTGACAGAACACGGTTTGGAGGTAGTTACCTTAGAAGATTTATAAATTTGAAACATAGCAGATAGGTGGGGCAAAAACACAATTTTAGGAGAAGAGAAAGTAAATCTTCCCATAATAAAACGCATAATATCAAGTTTTTTTGCACACCTGATATTATGCGTTTTTCAGATTTTAAAGACTTTTCCCAGCCTTCATTTTACATATGTTTTAAACGTTCAATCCGTTCTGAAATAGGTGGGTGGGTATAAAAGAGTTTTTGGAACCCTCCACCTTTCTTAGGATCATTGATATAAAGCGCACTGCTGGCATCATCGACAGGACGACTCATCGGTTTACTATTATCCAACTTACGTAGGGCATTAATCATCCCTTGAGGATTGCGGGTCAACTCGACACTGGAAGCATCAGCTAGAAATTCCCTCTGACGAGAAATAGCTAGTTGCACTAAGGTTGCAGCGAGAGGTGCCAGCACAATTGCAAGTAGGGAGACCACTAGCATAATGATTTCAAGACCATTTCCATCTCGGTCATCGTCACTTCGTCTGCGACCTGCGCCACCCCACCACATCATACGACCTGCCATACTAGAAAGCATGGTGATAGCACTGGCCAGGGCAACGGCAATAGTTGAAATGCGGATATCGTAATTACGAATATGACTGACTTCATGTCCCATAACAGCTTCTAGTTCTTCACGATTCATGATAGCTAGGAGACCTGAAGTCGCAGCAACCGCTGCGTTTTGAGGGTTAGAACCTGTCGCAAAGGCATTTAAGGCTGGATCATCAATGATGAAAACACGGGGCATAGGAATCTGAGCCACCATAGCCATATCTTCTACTACATGGTAGAGGTCTGGTGCCATTTGCTCATCCACCTCACGCGCTCCATTCATGGACATGACAATCTCTGTCGATTGAAAAATCATGGACAAGGCATAGATAAAGCCGATAATCAATGCGATAACCAAACCACCAAGCCCAGAACGCATAAAGAGGTAACCAACCGCATAGCCAACAAGAGCTAAGAGTAGGAAAAATACCAGCAATAAAATCCACGTTTTTCGTTTATTGCTTGCAATTTGATCAAACAACATTTTAGTCACCTAAACCGCTAAAATCAACTTTAGGGACTGCCTTTTCCTCTTCTGGTGTTTGAAGGAAATCTGCTGCTTTAAATCCAAACATTCCAGCGATAATATTGCTTGGGAAAGTTTCTAATTTTACATTGTAGTTGCTGACAACACTGTTGTAGAGTTGACGAGAGTAAGAAATTTTATTTTCTGTATTGGTCAACTCCTCTTGCAATTTAACAAAGTTGGCACTGGCTTTCAAATCTGGATAGCTTTCTGCAACTGCAAAAATACCTGAAATCTGACGAGTAAGGGCATCACTAGCTTTCATAGCTTCTGCTGGTGAAGTCGCTGCTGCCACTTGGTTACGTAGTTCTGCCACCTTTTCAAGGGTAGAACCTTCATATTTGGCATAACCTTTTACAGTCTCAATCAAGTTTGGCAAGAGATCATTTCGACGTTTCAACTGAACATCAATCTGACTCCAAGCCTCCTTTGTTTGCATACGATTCTTAACCAAACCGTTATAGCTAACAATCACAAAAATAACAATAAGAGCGATAACTCCAAGAATAATCCAAGTCATTATATAAGTCCTTTCTACTTTTAGATTAGTACCAGTATATCAAATTTTTAATGATTGTGGTAAAATAAGATGATGCTAAAGAAGGAAATAACTATGAAACCAGAAACATTTTACAACCTGCTTGCCGAACAAAATCTTCCACTTTCGGACCAGCAAAAAAAACAATTTGAACGTTATTTTGAACTCTTGGTCGAATGGAATGAAAAGATTAATTTAACAGCCATTACGGACAAGGATGAAGTTTATCTCAAACATTTTTACGATTCGATTGCGCCTATTCTGCAAGGTTTGATTCCCAATGAAACTATCAAACTTCTTGATATTGGAGCTGGGGCAGGATTTCCTAGTCTTCCGATGAAAATTCTCTATCCTAAGCTAGATGTGACCATCATTGATTCACTCAATAAGCGCATCAACTTCCTCCAACTTTTGTCTCAAGAACTGGATTTAGACGATGTTCATTTCTACCATGGACGTGCCGAAGATTTTGCCCAAGACAAGAACTTCCGTGCTCAATATGATTTTGTAACAGCTCGTGCGGTTGCCCGCATGCAGGTCTTGTCTGAATTGACCATTCCTTACCTTAAAGTTGGCGGAAAACTATTGGCACTCAAGGCTAGCAATGCGCCTGAGGAATTATTAGAAGCTAAGAATGCCCTCAACCTCCTCTTCAGTAAAGTCGAAAACAATCTCAACTACGCCCTACCAAATGGAGATCCGCGTTATATCACAGTGGTGGAAAAGAAAAAAGAAACACCAAATAAATATCCAAGAAAGGCTGGCATGCCCAACAAACGCCCGCTTTAAATTTTTTAGTAAAAAATATTTACAGAGTCAGCCTCGCTCCTTTATTTCCAGGCTCGGGAAAAAATGATTTACAAAATCAACCTCGCTCTCTTATTTCTAGGCTCGGGAAAAAATGATTTACAAAATCATTTTTTTCTGCTATACTATCCTAAGCAAAGGTTTTTAATGTCATCCCGTGAGGTGACGAAGACGCAGAAATACTTGAAACTCTCTAAAATCTAGATTTTAGAGAAGTCTTACTCTGAGGGCCTATTGCTGTAAAATAATGGGCTCTTTTTTGATGCCCAAAAGTGAGGTTTATATGAAACAAGAATCAACTGTTGATTTGTTACTAGACGTTGACCAACGTCCTTCAGCTGGAAAAGGAATTCTCCTTAGCTTCCAACACGTTTTCGCCATGTTTGGTGCGACCATCTTGGTACCCTTGATTTTGGGAATGCCTGTATCTGTTGCCCTTTTTGCTTCAGGTGTTGGAACACTCATCTACATGATCGCAACTGGTTTTAGAGTTCCAGTTTATCTAGGATCATCATTCGCCTTTATCACAGCTATGTCCCTAGCTATGAAGGAACTAGGAGGGGATGTATCAGCTGCCCAAACAGGGGTTATCCTTACAGGTTTTATCTATGTGCTTGTCGCTGCTGGTGTTCGTTTTGCGGGTACAAAATGGATTGATAAACTCTTGCCACCAATCATCATCGGACCTATGATCATCGTTATCGGTCTTGGACTTGCAGGTTCAGCTGTTACAAACGCTGGTCTTGTAGCGGATGGAAATTGGAAAAATGCACTTGTAGCAGTTGTTACTTTCTTGATTGCTGCCTTTATCAATACAAAAGGAAAAGGCTTCCTACGAATCATTCCATTCCTCTTTGCCATTATCGGTGGTTACCTCTTCGCACTAACCCTTGGCTTGGTTGACTTTACACCAGTTCTTAAAGCCAACTGGTTTGAAATTCCTGGTTTCTACTTGCCATTTAGCACAGGTGGTGCCTTTAAAGAATACAATCTTTACTTTGGTCCAGAAACTATCGCTATCTTGCCAATCGCTATCGTAACAATTTCTGAACATATCGGAGACCATACTGTTTTGGGTCAAATCTGTGGCCGTCAATTCTTGAAAGAACCAGGTCTTCACCGTACTCTTCTTGGTGACGGTATCGCAACTTCAGTTTCTGCCTTCCTTGGTGGACCAGCCAATACAACTTATGGAGAAAATACAGGGGTTATCGGTATGACTCGTATCGCTTCTGTCTCAGTTATCCGTAACGCTGCCTTTATCGCGATTGCCCTCAGCTTCCTTGGTAAATTCACTGCCTTGATTTCAACCATTCCAAATGCTGTACTTGGTGGTATGTCAATCCTTCTCTACGGAGTTATCGCAAGTAATGGTTTGAAAGTTTTGATCAAAGAACGTGTAGACTTCAGTCAAATGCGTAACCTAATCATCGCAAGTGCTATGTTGGTCCTTGGACTTGGAGGAGCTATCCTTAAACTTGGTCCAGTTACCCTTTCAGGTACTGCCCTATCAGCCATGACAGGAATCATCTTGAACTTAATCTTGCCATACGAAAATAAAGACTAATACTCTTCGAAAATCAAATTCAAACCACGTCAACGTCGCCTTGCCGTACTCAAGTACAGCCTGCGGCTAGTTTCCTAGTTTGCTCTTTGATTTTCATTGAGTATAAGAGTCTAAATACATCAAAAAAACGAGCATTTCCAATTACGGAAGTGCTTATTTTTTTCTTTCTAAAAACTAAAAAGGAAAGCCCTGCAGCCTTCCCTTGTCTTACTTGCGTTTCTTCTTTGCTTTTTTCATTTTGTTAGCCATGCGTTTCATGGACTGTTTCATGGCAAATTCACCGATTTTACCCTTGAGTCCGCCACCAAACATCTGGCTCATATCTGGCATTCCTGCTCCTCCAAGCGCTGACAAGTCAGGCATACCACCTCGTCCCATCATTCCTTCAAGGGCAGACATATCCATTCCTCCCATATTTGGCATATTTTTAGGAAGGTTGTTTGGATTGATTCCCATTTGCTTCATCATTTTGTTCATATCCCCAGACATAACACCCTGCATGAGCTGTTTAGCCTGGTTAAAGTCCTTGATGAATTTATTGACTTCGACAAAGGTATTTCCAGAACCAGCTGCGATACGACGGCGACGGCTTGGATTTAACAAATCTGGGTTTTCACGTTCTTCAGGTGTCATGGAAGACACAATGGCACGTTTACGAGCAATCTGACGCTCATCTACCTTCATGTTTTGAAGGGCTGGGTTGTTTGCCATACCTGGAATCATCTTGAGCAAGTCTTCCATTGGCCCCATGTTTTGTACCTGATCCAACTGATCAATGAAATCATTGAAATCAAAGGTGTTTTCACGCATCTTCTCAGCCATTTCAAGGGCTTTTTGCTCATCGTATTCCTGAGAAGCTTTCTCAATCAGAGTGAGCATATCCCCCATGCCAAGGATACGGCTAGACATGCGATCTGGGTGGAAGGTTTCAATGTCCGTAATCTTTTCACCTGTACCAGTGAACTTGATTGGTTTTCCAGTAATGTGACGAACAGACAGAGCCGCACCACCACGAGTATCGCCATCAATCTTGGTAAGGATGACCCCAGTCACTTCCAACTGAGCATTAAACTCACGCGCAACATTGGCCGCTTCTTGACCAATCATGGCATCAACGACAAGCAGAATTTCGTTTGGTTGAGCCAGTGCTTTCACGTCACGAAGCTCATTCATCAAAAGCTCATCAATCTGCAAACGACCTGCCGTATCAATCAAGACATAGTCATTATGATTAACTTGGGCTTGTTCCAAACCTTGACGAACAATCTCCACAGCTGGAACCTCTGTCCCAAGAGCAAAAACAGGCACATCGATTTGTTGACCCAGAGTTTTCAACTGGTCGATAGCCGCAGGACGGTAAATATCCGCCGCAATCATCAAAGGACGGGCATTTTCTTCCTTCTTGAGTTTATTGGCCAATTTACCGGCAAAAGTTGTTTTACCAGCCCCCTGTAAACCAACCATCATGATGATGGTTGGAATCTTAGGTGACTTGATAATCTCAGCCGTATCAGAACCTAAAACGTCTGTCAGTTCCTCATCAACGATTTTAATAATCTGTTGCGCAGGATTAAGGGTATCAATGACCTCATGGCCGACTGCACGCTCACGAACTTTCTTGATAAAGTCCTTTACAACAGGCAAGGCAACGTCGGCTTCAAGCAAGGCCAAGCGAATCTCTTTGGTTGCCTCTTGAACATCAGACTCAGAGATTTTTCCTTTTTTACGTAAATTTTTAAAGACGTTCTGCAAACGTTCTGTTAAACTTTCAAATGCCATTTTTCTTCCTCTTATTCTCTATTATCAATGCTTGTTAAAATTTCAATCTGCTTCTGTAGAAAGTCATCCTTTGGATAGCGCTCCAAAATCTGGTCAAAAATCTGACTGCGGACAATGTAGTCCGAGTACATGTGCAATTTCATCTCATAATCTTCCAGAATCTTTTCTGTCCGCTTGATATTATCATAGACAGCCTGACGACTGACACCAAATTCCTCGGCAATTTCAGCAAGGCTGTAATCATCAGCGTAGTAGAGCTCGATATAATTCATTTGTTTATCTGTCAAAAGCGCCGCATAAAATTCAAAGAGCGCATTCATTCGATTGGTTTTTTCAATTTCCATAACTTTTATTATACCAAAAAATAGCCTAATCTACCACACTAGGGAGCCAATCCAAGAAGATAGCTAACTAAATTTGAAAAAAACAAGAGCCTAGTCCCAAGTAATTTCCAGTTGATAGCTGGCAAAGGGATGTCCCTCCTGATTTTGTAGTTGATAGGCTAGCTCAATCTTTTGCCCATCAACTTGATAATGGCTCGTTTGGATGATAAACTCCTGCATGCCCATAGGTGTAGGAATGTAGGCTAAACTATCGCTATCCTTTAGAAAGCGCATAATGGTCTTGGGATTGGAAAAACGGCTCATCACCAGTTCTTGACCATGGAATTTAATAACCACTTTTTCCTTTTCCTCATTATAAAAAAGCAGGTAGCTATAATCTCCTTTTTCATGCACTTCCACGTCATAAAGCTGGTCAATCACTTCCAACTGCTTATCAAACTGAATCGTATTTCGCATCCGAATCTTCACATCATGTCCTCTTTCTTGTCTCTTGTCCTACTATTTTACCAAAAACTCTAGCTTTTTGCTATAATGGTCATATGAACGAAAAAGTATTCCGTGACCCAGTTCACAACTACATCCATGTCGATAATCAAATCATCTATGACTTGATTAATACAAAAGAATTTCAGCGTTTGCGCCGGATCAAGCAACTGGGAACTTCCAGTTATACCTTCCACGGTGGGGAGCACAGCCGCTTCTCCCATTGTCTTGGAGTCTATGAGATTGCTCGACGTATCACGGAGATTTTTGAAGAAAAATATCCTGAAGAATGGAATCCTGCCGAGTCTCTCTTGACCATGACTGCTGCTCTCCTACATGACCTTGGACATGGTGCCTACTCCCATACTTTTGAACATCTCTTTGATACAGACCATGAAGCGATTACTCAGGAAATCATCCAAAGTCCTGAAACGGAGATTCACCAAGTCCTGCTACAAGTGGCACCAGATTTTCCAGAAAAGGTAGCCAGTGTCATTGACCATACCTATCCTAACAAGCAGGTCGTGCAACTCATTTCTAGTCAGATTGATGCAGACCGTATGGACTATCTCTTGCGTGACTCCTATTTTACTGGAGCATCCTATGGGGAATTTGACTTGACTCGAATCCTCCGAGTCATTCGCCCTGTCGAAAATGGTATCGCCTTTCAGCGCAATGGCATGCACGCCATCGAAGACTACGTCCTCAGTCGCTACCAGATGTATATGCAGGTCTATTTCCACCCAGCAACACGGGCCATGGAAGTTCTCCTGCAGAATCTCCTCAAACGCGCCAAGGAACTTTATCCAGAAGATAAGGACTTCTTTGCACGAACATCTCCACATCTCCTGCCTTTCTTTGAAAAAAATGTGACCTTGTCTGACTATCTAGCTCTGGATGATGGTGTGATGAATACCTATTTCCAACTCTGGATGACCAGTCCTGACAAGATTCTCGCAGATTTGTCGCAACGCTTTGTCAACCGCAAGGTCTTTAAATCCATTACCTTTTCACAAGAAGATCAAGACCAGCTCGCTAGCATGAGAAAATTGGTTGAGGACATTGGCTTTGATCCCGACTACTATACTGCCATTCATAAGAACTTTGACCTCCCTTATGATATCTATCGTCCCGAATCTGAAAATCCACGGACACAGATTGAGATTTTACAAAAAAATGGAGAACTGGCCGAACTCTCTAGCCTGTCTCCTATCGTCCAATCCCTTGCTGGCAGTCGCCATGGAGATAATCGTTTCTATTTTCCAAAGGAAATGTTGGATCAAAACAGCATCTTCGCAAGCATCACCCAGCAATTTTTACACTTGATTGAGAACGATCATTTTACCCCAAATAAAAACTAGAAGAGGAAATTTATGAGTATTAAACTAATCGCCGTCGATATCGACGGAACCCTAGTCAATAGCCAAAAGGAAATCACCCCTGAAGTCTTTTCTGCCATCCAAGATGCCAAAGAAGCTGGTGTCAAAGTCGTCATTGCAACTGGCCGCCCTATCGCAGGTGTTGCCAAAGTTCTGGACGACTTGCAGTTGAGAGACGAGGGTGACTATGTTGTAACCTTCAACGGTGCTCTTGTGCAAGAAACTGCTACAGGACATGAGATTATCAGCGAATCCTTGACCTATGAGGATTATCTGGATATGGAATTCCTCAGCCGCAAGCTCGGTGTCCACATGCACGCTATTACCAAGGACGGTATCTATACTGCCAATCGTAATATCGGAAAATACACGGTGCACGAATCAACCCTCGTCAGCATGCCCATCTTCTACCGTACACCTGAAGAAATGGCTGGCAAGGAAATCGTCAAATGTATGTTCATCGATGAGCCTGAGATTCTTGATGCTGCGATTGAAAAAATTCCAGCCGAATTTTACGAACGCTACTCTATCAACAAATCTGCTCCTTTCTACCTCGAACTCCTTAAAAAGAATGTG contains the following coding sequences:
- the htpX gene encoding zinc metalloprotease HtpX, which produces MLFDQIASNKRKTWILLLVFFLLLALVGYAVGYLFMRSGLGGLVIALIIGFIYALSMIFQSTEIVMSMNGAREVDEQMAPDLYHVVEDMAMVAQIPMPRVFIIDDPALNAFATGSNPQNAAVAATSGLLAIMNREELEAVMGHEVSHIRNYDIRISTIAVALASAITMLSSMAGRMMWWGGAGRRRSDDDRDGNGLEIIMLVVSLLAIVLAPLAATLVQLAISRQREFLADASSVELTRNPQGMINALRKLDNSKPMSRPVDDASSALYINDPKKGGGFQKLFYTHPPISERIERLKHM
- a CDS encoding uracil-xanthine permease family protein; its protein translation is MKQESTVDLLLDVDQRPSAGKGILLSFQHVFAMFGATILVPLILGMPVSVALFASGVGTLIYMIATGFRVPVYLGSSFAFITAMSLAMKELGGDVSAAQTGVILTGFIYVLVAAGVRFAGTKWIDKLLPPIIIGPMIIVIGLGLAGSAVTNAGLVADGNWKNALVAVVTFLIAAFINTKGKGFLRIIPFLFAIIGGYLFALTLGLVDFTPVLKANWFEIPGFYLPFSTGGAFKEYNLYFGPETIAILPIAIVTISEHIGDHTVLGQICGRQFLKEPGLHRTLLGDGIATSVSAFLGGPANTTYGENTGVIGMTRIASVSVIRNAAFIAIALSFLGKFTALISTIPNAVLGGMSILLYGVIASNGLKVLIKERVDFSQMRNLIIASAMLVLGLGGAILKLGPVTLSGTALSAMTGIILNLILPYENKD
- a CDS encoding HD domain-containing protein — encoded protein: MNEKVFRDPVHNYIHVDNQIIYDLINTKEFQRLRRIKQLGTSSYTFHGGEHSRFSHCLGVYEIARRITEIFEEKYPEEWNPAESLLTMTAALLHDLGHGAYSHTFEHLFDTDHEAITQEIIQSPETEIHQVLLQVAPDFPEKVASVIDHTYPNKQVVQLISSQIDADRMDYLLRDSYFTGASYGEFDLTRILRVIRPVENGIAFQRNGMHAIEDYVLSRYQMYMQVYFHPATRAMEVLLQNLLKRAKELYPEDKDFFARTSPHLLPFFEKNVTLSDYLALDDGVMNTYFQLWMTSPDKILADLSQRFVNRKVFKSITFSQEDQDQLASMRKLVEDIGFDPDYYTAIHKNFDLPYDIYRPESENPRTQIEILQKNGELAELSSLSPIVQSLAGSRHGDNRFYFPKEMLDQNSIFASITQQFLHLIENDHFTPNKN
- the ffh gene encoding signal recognition particle protein yields the protein MAFESLTERLQNVFKNLRKKGKISESDVQEATKEIRLALLEADVALPVVKDFIKKVRERAVGHEVIDTLNPAQQIIKIVDEELTDVLGSDTAEIIKSPKIPTIIMMVGLQGAGKTTFAGKLANKLKKEENARPLMIAADIYRPAAIDQLKTLGQQIDVPVFALGTEVPAVEIVRQGLEQAQVNHNDYVLIDTAGRLQIDELLMNELRDVKALAQPNEILLVVDAMIGQEAANVAREFNAQLEVTGVILTKIDGDTRGGAALSVRHITGKPIKFTGTGEKITDIETFHPDRMSSRILGMGDMLTLIEKASQEYDEQKALEMAEKMRENTFDFNDFIDQLDQVQNMGPMEDLLKMIPGMANNPALQNMKVDERQIARKRAIVSSMTPEERENPDLLNPSRRRRIAAGSGNTFVEVNKFIKDFNQAKQLMQGVMSGDMNKMMKQMGINPNNLPKNMPNMGGMDMSALEGMMGRGGMPDLSALGGAGMPDMSQMFGGGLKGKIGEFAMKQSMKRMANKMKKAKKKRK
- a CDS encoding DUF1934 domain-containing protein, which encodes MKIRMRNTIQFDKQLEVIDQLYDVEVHEKGDYSYLLFYNEEKEKVVIKFHGQELVMSRFSNPKTIMRFLKDSDSLAYIPTPMGMQEFIIQTSHYQVDGQKIELAYQLQNQEGHPFASYQLEITWD
- the yidA gene encoding sugar-phosphatase, producing the protein MSIKLIAVDIDGTLVNSQKEITPEVFSAIQDAKEAGVKVVIATGRPIAGVAKVLDDLQLRDEGDYVVTFNGALVQETATGHEIISESLTYEDYLDMEFLSRKLGVHMHAITKDGIYTANRNIGKYTVHESTLVSMPIFYRTPEEMAGKEIVKCMFIDEPEILDAAIEKIPAEFYERYSINKSAPFYLELLKKNVDKGSAITHLAEKLGLTKDETMAIGDEENDRAMLEVVGNPVVMENGNPEIKKIAKYITKTNDESGVAHAIHTWVL
- the rsmG gene encoding 16S rRNA (guanine(527)-N(7))-methyltransferase RsmG, producing the protein MKPETFYNLLAEQNLPLSDQQKKQFERYFELLVEWNEKINLTAITDKDEVYLKHFYDSIAPILQGLIPNETIKLLDIGAGAGFPSLPMKILYPKLDVTIIDSLNKRINFLQLLSQELDLDDVHFYHGRAEDFAQDKNFRAQYDFVTARAVARMQVLSELTIPYLKVGGKLLALKASNAPEELLEAKNALNLLFSKVENNLNYALPNGDPRYITVVEKKKETPNKYPRKAGMPNKRPL
- a CDS encoding putative DNA-binding protein is translated as MEIEKTNRMNALFEFYAALLTDKQMNYIELYYADDYSLAEIAEEFGVSRQAVYDNIKRTEKILEDYEMKLHMYSDYIVRSQIFDQILERYPKDDFLQKQIEILTSIDNRE
- a CDS encoding LemA family protein, whose translation is MTWIILGVIALIVIFVIVSYNGLVKNRMQTKEAWSQIDVQLKRRNDLLPNLIETVKGYAKYEGSTLEKVAELRNQVAAATSPAEAMKASDALTRQISGIFAVAESYPDLKASANFVKLQEELTNTENKISYSRQLYNSVVSNYNVKLETFPSNIIAGMFGFKAADFLQTPEEEKAVPKVDFSGLGD